A genomic region of Oceaniferula marina contains the following coding sequences:
- a CDS encoding DNA alkylation repair protein yields the protein MATQLLMKDGLGEVAVLRIINGLLASGASFSAEDFHRDAMEGLSELELKQRVSHLIEVMGKYLPTNFEEAAHILGNIRDHWDEGDANDSLRSFAAWPVIDYISVYGLEHPKIALSLLSYLTPMYSAEFAIREFLNRHPEQTYNEMSLWSLSSDEHVRRLASEGIRPRLPWGCQLPQYIENPTPVIALLNNLVDDTSDYVRRSVANNLNDISKDHPELVIATCRRWMAEAIPARQWIIRHATRTLVKAGHPEVFALLGHTASPQIEIRNLNLSHTHLELGSDLRIEAEISSCSEQMQSLVIDYTIHFVKASGQTAPKVFKWKNLKLKAGETVQLTKKHPFKVITTRNYYAGQHRLEITVNGMARAETQFELFLPELFPASS from the coding sequence ATGGCGACTCAATTACTTATGAAAGACGGACTCGGTGAAGTCGCAGTTCTGCGCATCATCAACGGACTCCTTGCTTCCGGGGCATCATTCTCCGCTGAAGATTTCCACCGGGACGCCATGGAAGGGCTCAGCGAATTGGAACTGAAGCAGCGGGTCTCCCATCTGATTGAGGTCATGGGTAAATATCTGCCAACAAACTTCGAGGAAGCGGCCCACATCCTCGGGAATATCCGTGACCATTGGGACGAAGGCGACGCGAATGATAGTCTGCGCTCGTTTGCAGCCTGGCCCGTCATTGATTATATCTCGGTCTATGGCTTGGAGCACCCGAAGATTGCTTTATCTCTACTTAGCTATCTGACTCCGATGTATTCCGCTGAATTTGCCATCCGCGAGTTTCTCAACCGGCACCCGGAGCAAACCTACAACGAAATGTCGCTCTGGAGCCTCTCCTCGGATGAGCACGTCCGACGTCTCGCATCCGAGGGCATCCGCCCCCGCCTCCCCTGGGGGTGCCAACTCCCGCAGTACATTGAAAACCCAACACCGGTAATCGCCCTGCTCAACAATCTGGTCGACGACACCTCGGATTACGTGAGGCGCTCGGTGGCCAATAACCTGAACGATATTTCCAAAGACCACCCGGAACTCGTCATCGCCACCTGCCGACGCTGGATGGCTGAAGCTATTCCGGCCCGGCAATGGATTATCCGCCATGCCACCCGAACATTGGTAAAAGCCGGCCACCCCGAGGTGTTTGCATTGCTCGGTCACACCGCCTCTCCCCAAATCGAGATCCGGAATCTCAACCTCAGCCACACCCATCTGGAACTCGGTTCGGATCTCAGGATCGAAGCAGAAATCAGCTCCTGCTCAGAGCAAATGCAATCGCTGGTGATCGATTACACCATCCATTTTGTCAAAGCCAGTGGCCAGACAGCCCCGAAGGTTTTTAAATGGAAAAATCTGAAACTCAAAGCGGGTGAAACGGTGCAACTGACCAAAAAACATCCGTTCAAGGTGATCACCACGCGAAACTACTATGCCGGCCAACACCGGCTTGAGATCACCGTCAACGGTATGGCCCGGGCCGAAACTCAGTTCGAACTCTTCCTCCCTGAACTTTTCCCTGCCTCATCCTGA
- the lipA gene encoding lipoyl synthase: MDPSLHVERKPDWLKVRLPNDPGFWSTKSLITDLNLVTVCEEANCPNRWECWSQGTATFMIAGEKCTRACGFCAVKTARPDALDADEPQRVAEACKRLKLKHVVITAVCRDDLRDGGAEHFKLVVEAIRTANPGIIIEILTPDFNDRDFALQLCLDGMPHVFNHNLETVERLTPLVRSRAKYQRSLTVLKKALAFAEGKVVTKSGLMLGLGETEEELFQAMDDLLAHDVSVLTLGQYMRPTPRHLPVVEYIKPEKFDEYKRVAIEKGFRHCASGPLVRSSYLAADFQPELDLIKEIEAKAALV, from the coding sequence ATGGACCCCTCCTTGCATGTCGAGCGCAAGCCCGACTGGCTGAAAGTCAGGCTGCCCAACGACCCCGGATTCTGGTCCACCAAATCGCTGATCACCGACCTGAATCTGGTCACCGTCTGCGAAGAGGCCAACTGCCCCAACCGCTGGGAATGCTGGAGCCAAGGAACCGCCACCTTCATGATTGCCGGTGAAAAGTGCACCCGAGCCTGTGGATTCTGCGCCGTCAAAACCGCGCGCCCCGACGCACTCGACGCCGATGAGCCTCAGCGTGTCGCGGAAGCCTGCAAGCGACTGAAACTCAAGCACGTCGTCATCACTGCTGTCTGCCGCGACGACCTGCGCGACGGTGGTGCAGAGCATTTCAAACTCGTCGTCGAAGCCATCCGCACAGCCAACCCGGGCATCATCATCGAAATCCTGACCCCGGATTTCAACGACCGCGACTTCGCCCTGCAACTCTGCCTCGATGGCATGCCTCACGTATTCAACCACAACCTGGAAACCGTCGAGCGCCTAACGCCACTCGTCCGGAGCCGGGCCAAGTACCAACGCTCACTCACGGTGCTCAAAAAAGCCCTCGCCTTTGCGGAAGGTAAGGTGGTCACTAAAAGCGGCCTGATGCTCGGACTTGGAGAAACCGAAGAAGAGCTGTTTCAGGCCATGGATGACCTTCTGGCCCACGACGTAAGCGTGCTCACCCTCGGTCAGTACATGCGCCCCACGCCAAGACACCTTCCAGTGGTCGAATACATCAAACCCGAGAAGTTCGATGAATACAAGCGGGTCGCCATCGAGAAGGGATTCCGTCACTGCGCCAGTGGACCACTGGTTCGCAGCTCCTACCTCGCTGCCGATTTCCAACCTGAACTCGACCTCATCAAGGAAATCGAAGCCAAGGCCGCTCTGGTTTAG
- a CDS encoding sulfatase, whose amino-acid sequence MKKSISLNVCMALVTMSAILPLFGKAPKQAPNILFFLVDDMGWQDTSEPFFYDADGKEVVTELNRRYRTPNMETLADKGMKFTNAYAMTVCTPTRVSLMTGMNSARHHVTQYVSPEGRDVGGKGSPKWRLHGINEKDITLPRLLSKAGYRTIHAGKGHFGSINTYGADPENLGFDVNIAGCENGLPGSYTGNYGKGGKRAVPGLEAYHGTDTFLTEALTLEMNKAIEKSVQDGVPFFAYMSHYAVHGPLNLDKRFVKHYPQLKGGDLKFATMIEGMDKSLGDIVKKINDLGVGENTLVIFMSDNGSAKNKHSPPLRSKKGSCYEGGSRVPMLVAWAKPDPGKGHQLALPIKEGSREDDLVLVYDWFPTLLGMAGVTCDHDVDGYDLRPYFAGKDGQHRPQQVVMHFPHRHQSDHFSFYRDGDWKLIVHYMTGKKELYHLANDLGETKNLAATQPERVASMSKALAKELNRMGAQYPIDVKTSKELKP is encoded by the coding sequence ATGAAGAAATCTATCAGTCTAAATGTATGCATGGCTTTGGTGACGATGTCTGCGATCTTACCATTGTTTGGGAAGGCTCCGAAGCAAGCTCCGAACATTCTCTTTTTTCTCGTTGATGATATGGGTTGGCAGGATACATCGGAGCCTTTTTTCTATGATGCGGATGGCAAGGAAGTTGTCACGGAACTGAATCGTCGCTACCGAACTCCGAATATGGAAACGCTTGCCGACAAGGGGATGAAATTTACCAATGCCTATGCAATGACGGTATGTACACCGACGCGGGTTTCCTTGATGACTGGGATGAATTCCGCCCGACATCATGTGACGCAGTATGTTAGTCCTGAAGGTCGGGATGTTGGAGGTAAAGGTTCGCCCAAGTGGAGACTGCACGGGATAAACGAAAAGGATATCACCTTGCCGCGTTTGCTGTCGAAGGCGGGGTACCGCACCATCCATGCTGGCAAAGGGCATTTTGGGTCGATCAATACGTATGGAGCAGATCCTGAAAACCTTGGCTTTGATGTGAATATTGCGGGTTGTGAGAATGGCTTGCCGGGGTCCTACACTGGCAATTATGGAAAAGGAGGGAAGCGGGCGGTGCCCGGCTTGGAGGCGTATCATGGAACGGACACTTTTTTGACCGAGGCCCTGACCTTGGAAATGAACAAGGCGATTGAGAAGTCGGTTCAGGACGGGGTTCCTTTCTTTGCTTACATGTCCCATTATGCGGTGCATGGGCCCCTCAACTTGGATAAGCGTTTTGTGAAGCATTATCCACAACTCAAGGGTGGGGATTTGAAGTTTGCCACCATGATTGAGGGTATGGATAAATCTTTGGGGGATATCGTAAAAAAAATCAATGACCTGGGAGTGGGAGAGAACACGTTGGTCATCTTTATGTCGGATAACGGGAGTGCAAAAAACAAGCACTCACCACCGTTGAGAAGTAAGAAGGGGAGTTGTTATGAAGGTGGGAGCAGAGTTCCGATGTTGGTAGCCTGGGCAAAGCCCGATCCAGGGAAAGGACATCAACTGGCGCTACCGATTAAAGAAGGTAGTCGTGAGGACGACCTTGTGTTGGTTTACGATTGGTTTCCCACACTTCTGGGCATGGCCGGAGTGACTTGCGATCACGATGTGGATGGTTATGATTTACGTCCTTATTTCGCCGGAAAGGATGGGCAGCATCGCCCGCAGCAGGTGGTGATGCATTTTCCTCATCGCCACCAGAGTGATCATTTTTCATTTTACCGAGATGGCGATTGGAAATTGATTGTTCACTATATGACGGGAAAGAAGGAACTTTACCATCTGGCGAACGATCTGGGTGAAACAAAAAATCTGGCTGCGACCCAGCCCGAGCGGGTGGCGTCCATGAGCAAGGCTTTAGCCAAGGAGCTGAATCGAATGGGCGCGCAGTATCCCATCGACGTCAAGACATCCAAAGAACTCAAACCCTGA
- a CDS encoding helix-turn-helix transcriptional regulator, producing MFSQALQDIAKPSYLGILGELKRSGGLAIPELSSLLEMSYMGVKQHCIKLEELGYVKAWRVPRVQVGRPQKLYKLTKKADPLFPTGGVGLVLSLLEGVRMSFGDSAPEKLLYHYFEKERDLWLKAVRPGKSLVEKATRFADARTRSGHFCHCHYNVKEGFFIEEYHHPLHEVFVKYPNLMAMETRMMEQALGTQVDRDVRKGSHGVKCTIYRIGTLG from the coding sequence ATGTTCAGTCAGGCTCTTCAAGATATCGCCAAACCAAGTTACCTTGGAATTCTGGGCGAGCTCAAACGCTCAGGAGGGTTGGCGATACCTGAATTGTCATCTTTGCTCGAGATGAGTTACATGGGGGTGAAACAGCACTGCATCAAACTCGAAGAGTTAGGCTACGTCAAAGCCTGGAGGGTTCCTCGTGTTCAAGTCGGGCGGCCTCAGAAATTGTATAAGCTGACGAAGAAAGCCGATCCCTTGTTTCCAACCGGTGGGGTGGGTCTTGTGTTGAGCTTGTTGGAAGGCGTGAGGATGAGTTTTGGTGATAGTGCTCCAGAAAAACTGCTGTATCACTATTTTGAAAAAGAGCGGGACCTATGGCTGAAGGCTGTTCGTCCGGGCAAGTCTCTGGTGGAAAAGGCGACCCGTTTTGCCGATGCTCGCACGAGGTCCGGGCATTTTTGTCATTGTCACTATAACGTAAAGGAGGGTTTTTTTATCGAGGAATACCATCACCCTTTGCATGAGGTGTTTGTCAAGTATCCCAACTTGATGGCTATGGAGACAAGGATGATGGAACAGGCATTAGGGACTCAGGTTGATAGAGATGTTAGGAAGGGTTCCCATGGAGTGAAGTGCACGATATATCGTATCGGAACCTTAGGTTAG